From a single Spirochaetaceae bacterium genomic region:
- a CDS encoding ABC transporter ATP-binding protein, whose translation METSAPYAVEMLNITKRFPGLIANDNISLKVKAGTVHALLGENGAGKSTLMSILFGLTSADSGQIVINGRPVKIKSPNQATALGIGMVHQHFKLIPSYSVRSNIILGAELTNKFGHIDCKGSRQRVVELSNKYKLNINPDAKVQDISVSMQQRVEILKVLYRNADIIVLDEPTAILRPQEIDELIAIIKRLQNEGKTLIFISHKLKEIAAAAQEVTIIRKGKYINTLKVADTNENRLAELMVGRPVKLELTKQPSQVGNEVLKLENLVTYSERGNLAVNNLSLTVRAGEIVGIAGVDGNGQRELVLALYGLLPLAGGRIYYDGSDITHFSTKQRIEAGMALSPEDRQLEGLVLPFTLAENLILKNFKQPPFSKRGFLLFKAIKDNAEKLVAAFDVRSAKGINSLAGELSGGNQQKLLLAREINSSPKLLIICQPTRGLDVGSIENIHKRILEERTKGVAILLISYELEEIMGLCDRIAAISGGHINAVLDGAKADIRQIGALMAGVNNEA comes from the coding sequence ATGGAAACATCAGCCCCTTACGCTGTAGAAATGCTTAACATAACTAAACGGTTTCCCGGTTTAATTGCTAATGACAATATTAGCCTTAAGGTAAAAGCCGGCACGGTGCACGCCTTGCTTGGCGAAAATGGGGCCGGTAAATCTACTTTAATGTCTATTTTATTTGGCCTTACCAGTGCCGATAGCGGCCAAATAGTTATTAACGGTCGGCCGGTTAAAATAAAAAGCCCTAATCAGGCCACCGCGTTGGGTATTGGCATGGTGCACCAACACTTTAAACTTATCCCTAGCTACAGTGTGCGCAGTAACATCATTTTGGGGGCAGAGCTTACCAATAAATTTGGCCATATCGACTGTAAAGGCTCGCGGCAGCGAGTGGTAGAGCTAAGTAATAAATACAAATTAAATATTAACCCCGATGCTAAGGTACAAGATATTAGTGTAAGTATGCAACAGCGCGTAGAAATTTTAAAGGTACTTTACCGTAACGCCGATATTATTGTGCTGGACGAACCTACAGCTATCTTGCGCCCGCAAGAGATAGACGAGCTTATCGCCATTATTAAACGGCTGCAAAATGAAGGTAAAACTCTCATTTTTATTAGCCACAAATTAAAGGAGATAGCGGCGGCGGCTCAAGAGGTTACTATTATACGCAAGGGCAAATATATAAACACCCTTAAAGTGGCCGATACCAATGAAAACCGGCTGGCCGAGCTTATGGTTGGCCGTCCCGTTAAGTTAGAGCTAACTAAGCAACCTAGCCAAGTAGGTAACGAGGTATTAAAATTAGAAAATTTAGTAACCTATAGTGAAAGAGGGAACCTTGCGGTTAATAACCTTTCGCTTACGGTACGTGCCGGCGAAATTGTGGGGATAGCGGGGGTAGATGGTAATGGCCAGCGTGAGTTAGTGCTGGCTTTGTATGGTTTGCTGCCGTTAGCCGGCGGCCGTATTTATTATGATGGCAGCGATATAACCCATTTTAGCACCAAACAAAGGATAGAGGCCGGTATGGCTTTATCGCCCGAAGATAGACAATTAGAGGGCTTAGTTTTACCTTTTACTCTGGCCGAAAATTTAATTTTAAAAAACTTTAAGCAGCCTCCCTTTAGTAAGCGGGGCTTTTTGTTATTTAAAGCAATAAAAGATAACGCCGAAAAGCTGGTAGCAGCCTTTGATGTACGCAGCGCTAAAGGAATTAACAGCCTAGCCGGCGAGCTTTCGGGCGGTAACCAACAAAAATTATTATTAGCGCGCGAAATAAACAGCAGTCCTAAATTGTTAATTATTTGCCAACCCACGCGCGGGCTTGATGTAGGCTCTATCGAAAATATTCATAAACGTATTTTAGAAGAACGCACTAAAGGCGTAGCTATACTTTTAATTAGCTATGAGTTGGAAGAGATTATGGGCCTGTGCGACCGTATTGCCGCCATTTCGGGCGGCCATATTAATGCTGTGCTTGATGGCGCTAAGGCCGATATTCGGCAGATAGGAGCCTTAATGGCAGGGGTTAATAACGAGGCATAA
- a CDS encoding ABC transporter permease: MAKTLVNNKSFLKKLIAVLDVVNKHSWLMAVIVITFGFLLATILLVITGRNPAGMYGAMLQSISGFNVFNGSFNARHIGEWLAISTPLILCGLSVAFALKAGLFNIGAEGQYIMGVTFAQWAAFFLPQLPFVHAVMVLIAATLAGALYGGLVGFLKGKYGVSEVVATIMLNHIAFFFTRWFTIRFIPDTSSFATPPLPESARLTADWLRTLTNNSMLNYGFFVMLLALVVYHMTINKTTLGLSLRASGFNPKAASFSGISTIKASFISMAIAGGFAGLAGGVVAMGSFPSGRVMSAMDMYGFNGIAVALVAAGNALGIFFSGLLFGMLTASQSLMTLRQIPREITVIINGLVVVFISLTFGLKLLASRLKINLESHPDNTEAS, from the coding sequence ATGGCTAAAACTTTAGTCAACAACAAATCTTTCTTAAAAAAACTTATTGCTGTGCTTGATGTTGTTAATAAGCATAGCTGGCTTATGGCCGTTATCGTTATAACTTTTGGTTTTTTGCTGGCCACCATTTTATTAGTCATTACAGGCCGTAACCCTGCCGGTATGTATGGCGCTATGCTGCAAAGTATTAGCGGCTTTAATGTTTTTAACGGCAGCTTTAATGCCCGCCATATCGGTGAGTGGCTGGCTATTAGCACGCCGCTTATTTTATGCGGTTTAAGCGTGGCCTTTGCCTTAAAGGCCGGCCTCTTTAATATTGGGGCCGAAGGGCAATATATTATGGGCGTTACCTTTGCGCAATGGGCCGCCTTTTTTTTACCGCAATTACCTTTTGTGCATGCGGTAATGGTGTTAATAGCGGCAACTTTAGCCGGCGCTTTGTACGGCGGCTTGGTAGGTTTTTTAAAGGGAAAATATGGGGTATCCGAAGTAGTGGCTACCATTATGTTAAACCACATTGCCTTCTTTTTTACCCGCTGGTTTACCATACGGTTTATCCCCGACACCAGCAGCTTTGCCACCCCGCCTCTCCCCGAAAGCGCCCGCCTTACCGCCGATTGGTTGCGTACGCTTACCAATAATAGTATGTTAAATTACGGTTTTTTTGTTATGTTGTTAGCCTTAGTGGTTTACCATATGACAATTAACAAAACAACGCTTGGCCTTAGCTTAAGGGCCAGCGGGTTTAACCCTAAAGCGGCTAGTTTTAGCGGTATTTCTACCATTAAGGCCTCGTTTATTAGTATGGCTATAGCCGGCGGCTTTGCCGGATTGGCCGGCGGGGTAGTGGCTATGGGCAGCTTCCCCAGCGGGCGGGTTATGTCGGCGATGGATATGTACGGCTTTAACGGTATTGCCGTAGCTTTAGTGGCGGCCGGTAATGCCTTAGGCATCTTTTTTTCGGGCTTATTATTTGGTATGCTTACGGCCAGTCAAAGCTTAATGACTTTGCGGCAAATACCGCGCGAAATTACCGTCATCATTAACGGTCTTGTGGTGGTTTTTATTAGTTTAACTTTTGGCTTAAAACTGCTGGCCAGCCGCTTAAAAATTAATTTAGAGAGTCACCCTGATAATACGGAGGCAAGCTAA